The Alcaligenes aquatilis genome contains the following window.
TCATCAGCGAGACGGAGAAGAAAATGCGTAGCTATAAAAAACTATGGTGGTCCCTGGTGGCAGTCACCATGGTCACCTTTGCCATCCTGGGATGGACAGGTGTGGAGGTGTATCGTCAGGCACCCCCCATGCCGGTCAAGGTAGTCACACCGGATGGCCGTGAATTTACCTCACAGGAACAGATACATCGTGGCCAGTCCGCCTGGCAAAGTACCGGCGGTATGCAACTGGGCTCGATCTGGGGGCACGGGGCCTACCAGGCACCGGACTGGAGTGCCGACTGGTTGCACCGCGAGGCTCTGGCCTGGCTGGATTTGGCTGCCCAGCAAACCTACTCGCTGAACTATGATCAGCTGACATCCAGTCAGCAGGCCACCTTGCGGCAGGAACTGCAGGACGAATACCGTCCTAACCGCATTGATGAAGCGACGGGCGTGCTGCAGATCAGTGAACGTCGCGCCAAGGCCATCGACACTACCGCCCAGTACTACATTGACCTGTTTGGTGACGCGCCCGAGCTGAAATCCAGCCGCGAGAGCTTTGCCATGAAGGACAACACCTTGCCAGAGCTGCAGCGCCGTCAGGACATGACCCGCTTTTTCTTCTGGCTGTCCTGGGCCACGGTAACTGATCGTCCTGGCACCACCGTCAGCTATACCAACAACTGGCCGCACGAGCCCTTGGTGGATAACTATCCTTCCACGGCCAATATCGTCTGGTCCATCGTCAGTATCGTGCTCTTGCTGGCCGGTATTGGCCTGCTGGTCTGGATCTGGGCCTTTACGCACAAAGAAGAGGAAGCCCCTGTTGCCCCGGCTACCGACCCGGTTCTGGCTTTCCGTCTGACCCCTTCACAGCGTGCCCTGAAAAAATATGCCTTCCTGACGGTTGCCCTGTTTGTCATCCAGGTTTTCCTGGGGGGCTTTACCGCACACTACACGGTTGAAGGCCAGATGTTCTATGGCATAGACGTGTCGCAGTGGTTCCCTTATTCCCTGACCCGTACCTGGCATATTCAGGCAGCTCTCTTGTGGATTGCCAGTGGTTTTCTGACCGCCGGCTTGTTCCTGGTGCCCTTGATTAACGGGGGCGAGGATCCCAAGTTCCAGCGCCTGGGTGTGGACATCCTGTTCGGTGCTCTGGTTGTGCTCTTTATTGGTTCTTTTGCCGGTAACTTCCTGACTATCAAAAACATTCTGCCTCCCGAGCTGAACTTCTGGTTTGGTCACCAGGGCTACGAATACCTGGATCTGGGGCGTTTCTGGCAGATCATCAAGTTCATTGGTCTGGCTTTCTGGCTGTTGCTGATGCTGCGTGGCATGTGGCCTGCTCTGCGTCGAGACAAGGGCGACAACCACTTGCTGGT
Protein-coding sequences here:
- a CDS encoding nitric-oxide reductase large subunit, which produces MRSYKKLWWSLVAVTMVTFAILGWTGVEVYRQAPPMPVKVVTPDGREFTSQEQIHRGQSAWQSTGGMQLGSIWGHGAYQAPDWSADWLHREALAWLDLAAQQTYSLNYDQLTSSQQATLRQELQDEYRPNRIDEATGVLQISERRAKAIDTTAQYYIDLFGDAPELKSSRESFAMKDNTLPELQRRQDMTRFFFWLSWATVTDRPGTTVSYTNNWPHEPLVDNYPSTANIVWSIVSIVLLLAGIGLLVWIWAFTHKEEEAPVAPATDPVLAFRLTPSQRALKKYAFLTVALFVIQVFLGGFTAHYTVEGQMFYGIDVSQWFPYSLTRTWHIQAALLWIASGFLTAGLFLVPLINGGEDPKFQRLGVDILFGALVVLFIGSFAGNFLTIKNILPPELNFWFGHQGYEYLDLGRFWQIIKFIGLAFWLLLMLRGMWPALRRDKGDNHLLVLLTISTVAIGLFYGTGLFYGEHTNITIMEYWRWWVVHLWVEGFFEVFATVAMGFIFLTLGLVSKRSATIAGLAAASLFLVGGVPGTLHHMYFSGTTTPIMAIGASFSALEVVPLIMLGYEAFHNWKMQKQAGWMSDLRWPVMFFVAVAFWNMLGAGVFGFLINPPISLYYIQGLNTTPLHAHAALFGVYGFLSLGFVLLVVRYISPEVRYNDRVMSWGFWALNGGLVLMMFVSLLPAGIIQAWASISEGMWYARSEEFMQQPILQSLRWWRTLGDVVFIAGALIVFQQVWVRISARRRITPANAVGAIKTS